Part of the Triticum urartu cultivar G1812 chromosome 2, Tu2.1, whole genome shotgun sequence genome, gtgtagggggacAGGCTATTTGTAGCCAAGAGGCAACCCGACATGATAtatctgaaatgaccctgggtcactaaggaaccaaCACGTGTCCAATggtcggatttcaaacacacgcggcagcttggCTTCGGCCACAAacaaagctgactcatccaactctggataagatttgctctcattgtctttgctcgaagacataggattttggttgatcATCACATCAGTcatctgactttgttcacttggaccccacttgacagttcggtggttcctatgacttaataaagaagaaaagaaatataCGAAAGAAACTATGTATttgcactccatagtcttcaagtgaatgtcttcacatgtcattatcttcaacgtgaatgtcttcacgaaccaccattgtcttcaatgtcttcatacatttttagggatcatctctggtaggaaaactgaatcaatgatgGACTTCTatctgtgttatcctacaattctcacaaacacattagtccgtCAACCatgtttgtcgtcaatactccaaaaccaactagggatggcactagatgcacttacaggaaTGAAGCAGGTGCCAATCCCAACCATCCCAcagagggagaggaggagaagagcAAGGAAAATGGTGACACTGATGAGGATTAAAATGCTCACAAACTGCAAGAGGCACTAATACTTATTCAGATCATTCACTCTTTCTCATTTAAGAGCATCATCCCATTTTACTTTTCTCCACCAAAATACACTCATCGTATATCCCGAGATCTTTTTTTATTGGTTGTTTGGTCTCTACTCTATGCGAAAGAGTCGTCGACTCGTTTGGTACGCAGTTCCAGGGTTGGTGTGCGTTCGTTGTATCAGTTTTCGGCCAGCTTTCCTTAAAAACTAACCAATTCTCTCCATCTTAATGAAAAGGCAGAGCTCCTACTAGTTACTcaaaaaatgaagaagaaaaacaacaacCATATTGTTATCACTCGAATAGTATAAGACTGAATTGACATTGAAGTTTGTTGGATTGCACCACATAACAAAAATCTGAGAAGCCCAAGTCAACGGGAAAACTCTTTCAGAATATAGTGAGACTTAATCCTCATAAAAATACCAACAAGATCCAATTATACTGATCAAACAAATAAGATTACTCGATGTACCACAAGAATCGGATTAGCAAGCGTGTGACATCAAGTAGTTGCGCTCTAATAATTTTGTGAAAAAAACAACCCATTTTATCGGTTGTCCCGAGATGGACACAACTAATCCATTTGTTTTGTGTAGTTGTACACATGTTTTAGGGATCGTCTATCCCTAAAATGCCTAAAATTTCTCTTGTATTGGTCACTTTTACTCCGAGCCATCTGATCATGGATGAACGTCAAGATCTCCTTCTTCCTTCCGTCAATGTTCGTCTTCTTCCCCGATCCTGCAGCCCTCTCGGACCCAACCTTAACCACCTGCCTCCGCCTCCCGCGGCCTGCAGCTATCGCTGCCTCACCACCCTGCCTTTCCCTCGATCTCCCCCCACCGACGTTGCTGGCAGCCGCCCCGGCCATCCTTCTAAGCTCCGCCGCATCAGTGAAGAATTCCGACGATCCCctgccccccctcccctctaagAAGATAGTGGGGCAATGGCTTACCCCTAGAAAAGATAGCGGGTCTGCCTCTTCTTCGGCGAGCTCGGAATGAACCAGGAAAAGTGACTGATGCGAAGGAAATTCTCAAGCACCTGAAATATAGCAAAACAACATGTTTTGCGATCATTCATTTAAAATGCAAATGAAATCGTTACCCGCCGGCACCCCAGAATGGCAACCTCCAAAAAAACAAAACAGAAACACTGATTTTAAATATTCTAAAACATAGAAAACCCAAAACTATTCTGCCAATCTGGTCAAACGGAAACGTGCTCTTATTCTTGGGCTCTATCTGCGCGCCAGTTGGTACTAGCATGCTGGGAAAATCGCCGTGGTTCAGGCCAAGTGGCCACAGTGGAAAAGAGCTAAGGCATAGGTCCTGTTTGGTTCAACTTTTATCAACAGATTCCGCTGCCGCGCAGCAGAATCTGAACCAAAGGGCGAACCCAGCAAAGTCCGATTTCAGAAATCCGCTGccaaaatctgaaccaaaagcggaagcagcCCAGGACATGCTTTCCAAAATCTGATTCCGCTACGGGCCAAAATTTGAAAAAGTTGTATCAGCTGGTTTGCCAAATGACCTACATATTTTTCACATCAGATTTTCCACATCTGTTTTTCCACACAGATTTTTCACATCTGCTTCTAGAAATCCACAGCCGAACCAAACAGGGCCATAGTCTAGCCTAGTCAAGTGAGGCCAAAAGCCGAGAGGAGGACCCGGGAGCAAATACCACATATTCGGGGGAGCAAAACTGTTAGACACCTGCAACCATCCATGATCCATCTACCACTCTGCTCCCCTCCTCTCCTTCTTATCTGCTACAGCAATTATATATTTCCCCCGAGGCAATTTCGGCGTGCTTTACTTACCAGCGGCCTGTTTTTCCCTCCCCCTGACACAAAAAGGCCAAATCTTTTTTTGTTAATTAGGAAAAAGAAAGAGCGCGTGTGAACTGGCGAGGGTGGGAAAAAGGGGGATATATTGGAGGCTGTAGGCAGGAAATTATGGGAGCTGGGTAGGAGTAGCTGGAAAATTCTGTGAATTCGTCCTTCTCTCCCTCTTGTGATCTTCTCCGTCTGTAGCGCTGGAGTGAGCTCGTGATGTCTCCATTTTAGGACGGAGGAGTGTGCAAGTGTGCTTCTTCCTCTTATTATTATCATTTCTTTTCTGTTTGCACCCCAGATATTTCCTTTTGCTGCAACTGTTGAGCTCCAAATCTGCCGTGGTTCATTTCGTCTTTGAATCCGGAGGGAGAAGGGGATCTGCCATTTCTGTGCTCGGTTCACCAAATTCTTGCTCGAGCTTGCTCTTTCTCTTGAGATTTTACCGTTCCCTTTTCAGTTTCTTGGAGGTAATTTCTTCTGCTGTAAAACTCTGGTTTGCCGCAAGAAGGATCTCGTGTTTAACCGGCGATGGGTTTATGGGTTTTCGCAGCTTCCTAAATCCTAATCCCTAGTCCTAACCTCGCTTGAGCGCTCGTGAGCTTAGTTAGCGGTGTGAAAATCGCAGCGTGGAGTGTTTTCGTGCAAGAATcggttgctgctgctgctagcCATGGAGGTGAGGTCCGAGCAAGGGCTAATGGCGGGAAGGGATCTGTTCGGCTTGCCCAAGAGCCAGCCGGCGCCGGCGTCGGCCGCGCCAGCAGCGCCGCCGTCCTCCGCAGCCATGCAGAGCATGCGCATGGCGTACACCGCGGACGGCACGCCCGTGTTTGCCCCGGTGAGCTCTGCGGTCGCGCCGCCTGGTTACCAACCGGCAGGGTCTGCAGCACCAGCACATGGCTCTAGCATGTCCGCTGCTCGGGCCCCCGGAGGAAATGGCGTCGCGGCGCCGCCGGGCATGGGTGAACCGTCGGCGAAGAAGAAGCGCGGGCGGCCAAGGAAGTACGGGCCCGACGCGGCCATGTCTCTGGCGCTGGTGACCGTGCCGACGGCCGCAGGCTCGCCAGCTGTGACACAGGGTGCTTCTGGGCGGCCCTTCTCACCCACGCTGCCGGGAAACTTCGTGCCGTCGGCGTCGCCGGATGGAGGGAAGAAACGCGGCCGGCCCAAGGGATCTACCAACAAGCCCCGCGTGGATGGTGCTGGTAACATCTCGATTCCCTACTAATAATTCTGTGCTGAACACTATTTGCATTTTCAAGATTTTAGGTCCAAGAATAGTGATAACTGAAGCTCATCATTTGTGTGTGTATGGATTTATGGTAGAATATCAGTACAGGGTTCTCTTTGAACTGGGTTAATTGTGCTATTTGTCTCTGGCCAGAGGCTAAATGAGATATATTGCACACTCTACACTTGTCAGAATTAAAGGGTGAACTGCTAGGAAAATTTAGCAATCTAGCACTCCCTTGTTGTTTTCCTTTGATTGATTCAAAATTGAAAATGTTGGTAAGGCAGGTTTACCTAAAGCATTTACAGCGATTCATGTGTTCATGCATTTCTGAGATATTTAATTCGATGCTGTTTTCTCCTTGAATTATGGACCATACATTTTTTTTTTGTTTGAAGTGTCTTGTTTGCATATTTTTATTATATTAATGTGACACTGATGTTTGTTGACTTTGCCTCTGTTGAAGTTCTCCTTTGCATAGTTAGTCCTAAGTTTAAGCTATTTTGCAGGGCCGGCAGGAGTTGGATTCACACCTCATGTTCTTACAGTTCAAGCTGGAGAGGTATAACAATATTTGAACATTTGAACTTCCATGCTATACTCAATGATGTTTGAAGCATGAACTATTTTTAATCGGTTAAGCTTATCCCATTGCATTAAGATAATATGCTGCTGATGGTTATGTGCAATTTTTCTAGTTTACCCTCCCAATTCTGACCCTATATATCTCAATCAACCTTCATATTCGATATCCTAGAGCACAAATTCCAGTCTGCATTAAGCCAACGTTATTTTGGCCAGGGTTTCATGTTGTGCTTTAGAAGATTTATAATTTGATCataatttttatttattttacttaTTGATGCTTTGTGGGTTTGAGCCTCCATTTCGTTTTTTTTATGCTTTGCTATATATATTTTACCTTGCTGCATAACTTGGGTGCTGCATCGCCTTCTTCTAGAAAGTGCTAAGCTGGCGAGTTCTGAAGGTATCAGCACAGCATTCCTCTAACTAACGAAGAATATATTGAACTCTATTTTTCAGGATGTATCGTCAAAGATTATGTCATTTTCTCAGAATGGGACTCGTGCAGTTTGTGTTCTCTCAGCAAATGGTTCCATATCAAATGTAACACTTCGTCAAACTGGTACATCAGGTGGAACTGTAACATATGAGGTTTGTACATTTAACCAGTTTGAAGTAATTCAATCTGAATTAGATACCAGGTTGTGGGCTGTTTGCAATAAAGCACGTAAGATGTCATCATGAGGCAACGAGCAGTGCAAATTCCTGCATAGTTGTGGGGTTCATCAGTGTCCATGTACAATGTACAACATGTCACTCACCAATGCacaggcctcctttggtttggaggaatttcataggaattctagaggataggattcttataggattttttttcctttagagctctttggttcataggaatagattcctattcctacataggattgcttcctatcctccacatttcataggaaaataaaaatgagcctagactcaatggaaaaattcctttggtgtcaaccaaacgacatctcgtttcctattcctactcataggatttgagatacatgacatctcatttcctacaaaattcctattcttacgataatcctatcctatggACCAAAAGAGGCCTGATTATTTTTTGTTTCCTCCACAGGGCCGATTTGAGATACTGTCACTCTCCGGGTCGATCTTTGTAACGGACAACGGAGGCCAGCGTACCCGAACAGGGGGGCTCAGCGTTTCGCTGGCTGGTCCTGACGGTCGTCTCTTGGGTGGAGGGGTCGCAGGACTTCTCATAGCAGCTTCTCCAATCCAGGTATTGTTTTCTACCCCGCAATTTTTCATGTGCTAACAAAAGAAAAGTGTCAATGACATGAGATGTTCTAACTCTGTGCATGTTTTCTCCTCG contains:
- the LOC125536368 gene encoding AT-hook motif nuclear-localized protein 10-like translates to MEVRSEQGLMAGRDLFGLPKSQPAPASAAPAAPPSSAAMQSMRMAYTADGTPVFAPVSSAVAPPGYQPAGSAAPAHGSSMSAARAPGGNGVAAPPGMGEPSAKKKRGRPRKYGPDAAMSLALVTVPTAAGSPAVTQGASGRPFSPTLPGNFVPSASPDGGKKRGRPKGSTNKPRVDGAGPAGVGFTPHVLTVQAGEDVSSKIMSFSQNGTRAVCVLSANGSISNVTLRQTGTSGGTVTYEGRFEILSLSGSIFVTDNGGQRTRTGGLSVSLAGPDGRLLGGGVAGLLIAASPIQIVVGSFNACGKKEPKPQAPSEPVPLKVVPSTGMAANSPPSRGTLSESSGGTASPRHQGYASNNNNQPPILSSMPWK